The segment GACCTCCGGCGTCCGCCGATGACGGACGTCTCCGACGTTTTCACAAACGAAATGCACGCTGCGCTAAAGACTGATCCCCAGCTTCCGGTCGTCGCAATCCGCGTGCCGAACGTTAAGGATTTCTCAAGAAAGAATCGCGAAGAGCTGCGAGAAACTTTCAAGTGGTGGAGCGGCTACGCTCTGCTAATCGACGACTTGAAGCGTCTCGAGAAGAGTTGGACGGGAACGTCCCAAGCGATTCTTTCGAAGTCCCAGGCGTCGGAAGGGGATCTGGTCTTCGTAGTCGCGGGGCCGGACCTCAACGAGTTGGAGAAGAAGCGGATAGAAATGAAGACGCCGGACGAATTTCCTCGACCGCGTCCGCTCCCGTTGTCGGAACGTCGTCTACAAGTGTTCCGTGCAGCCGGCAGCATTATGACCTGGGTAACTCCGACGGAGAGGAACAAGACTGGCGACGTCAAGTCGCCCGACTCCTACCGCTTCCTCTGGGTCACCGACTTCCCGATGTTCGAGTGGGACGAGGAAGAGAAGCGCTGGAACGCGGCGCACCATCCCTTCACCTCGCCGCACGAGCGCGACATGGAGAAGGTGCTCGACCAGAAAGACCTCGCGACGGTGCGCGCCAACGCTTACGACATCGTGCTCAACGGCATGGAGCTGGGCTCGGGGTCCATCCGCATCCACCGCCAGGACGTGCAGCGGCAGATCTTCCGCGCGCTCGGCATGTCGGAAGAGGAGGCCAAGCAGCGCTTCGGCTTCTTCCTCGAAGCGCTGGAGTACGGCACGCCGCCGCACGGCGGGATCGCGCTCGGCTTGGACCGCATCGTGATGCTGCTCGCGGGCGGCGACAGCCTGCGCGAGGTCATCCCGTTCCCCAAGACGGCGAAGGCCGTGGACATGATGGTCGACGCGCCCACGCCGGTGAACGAGGCCCAACTCAAGGAACTGGGAATCGGAGTGAAGAAGTGACGTCCCGTTTCATCGGTTTCGGTGTTCTTCTGATTGCTATTGGCTGCCAGCATCTCGAGGAATCTCTAAATCGGGGACTCGAGGAAGAAAAATCACTCACCCGGAATGCAATGCTCGCCTATCGGCGCGATCCGAAAGCCTTTGAGAACCGAATCTTTCGTGATTCCCTTAGAGAGTGGTCAAGAATGGACGCGGTCCTAAGCAAGGCGCAAGCGGTCCGCGAGAGCGGGCCTTGGGCCCGAACTGCCGATCAAGTTCCGGGAGTGAGTGCCGAATCCGCGGCAGACGATACGGGCCAGCCCTACTGCGTAGTGCGCGCCGCTCGTACGACTTACGTCTTCGGGATCAAAGACAGTCGTAAGAACTGCCGGGTCGGCGTCCTAGATGGCATGGAGATCACCGGCTACTCCGACTCCTCTTGCACAGCAGAATCACTCTGCTATATCGAGGCGCGTGGCGCCTCACCAGGGGAAGCTCGGCTGCTAGTCCGTGACTAACTAGCGCTTCTTCGACTTCCTCTTCGCCACGTGCTTGGCGGCTTTCTTCTTTGCGGGCGCGGCGGCCTTCGCCGGCTTCGCGCCCAGGCCGATGGCGACCGGGTGCCGCGGCTCGTAGAGGCCCATCTCGAGGCCGCCGGGCAGTTCGATGGCGGTGACGCGTCCCCAGCCGGCGGTGGTGATGCCGCGCGGGAACTTCGCGCCCTTCTTGGTCAGGTCGGCGACGGTCTTCTCGATGTTGTCGCACATGAGATACAGGTCGTAGGAGCCCTCGCGCTTCTCGGTGGGGTGGATGCCCATCTCGGCGGGCGGCAGCGCGAACAGCAGCCACCCGTGGCCGGCGTCGACGGTGGGGAACTTGAGCGCGTCCTTGAAGAAGCGGCGGACCGCGTCGGCCTCGCGGGTGTAGATGAGCGCGTGCATGCCGTTGATCATGTTCATGCTCTCCTGACGGCGACATCGTAACCGTCGCGTCGCGAAAACCCAACTCCAACGCGGAGGCGCGGAGGACGCCGAGACTCTTGGGATTCCTTTTTGTGGAAAAGAATCTGCGTTCATCTGCGTTTGTCTGCGGCTAGACTCTAGCGACATTCGAAAATGCGAGACGGCCAGAAGGCCGTCTCTACTGAAGATTCCGCATGGGCCGCATCCACGTACTGCCGGAGCACGTCGCCAACAAGATCGCCGCGGGCGAGGTGGTGGAGCGTCCGGCGTCGGTGGTGAAGGAGCTGCTGGAGAACGCGCTCGACGCGGGCGCGCGGCGCATCCGCGTGGACGTGGAGGCGGGCGGCAGGAAGCTCATCCGCATCGCCGACGACGGCTGCGGCATGGTGCGCGACGACGCCATGCTGGCCTTCGAGCGGCACGCGACCTCGAAGATCCACGACGCCGACGACCTGCTGAACATCGCCACGCTCGGGTTTCGCGGCGAGGCGCTGCCGTCCATCGCCAGCGTCAGCCGGATGAAGCTGGAGACGTGTCCGCGGGAGCAGGTAGGGACCGGCGACTCGCCGGTCCGCGCTCGCGCCGGCGGGTCGCCGGCGCCTACCTCCGAAAGTCTTTCCGGCACCCGCATCGAGATCAACGGCGGGAAGCTGCTGAAGGTGGAGGAAGCGGGGTTGCCGCCGGGGACGGCGATCGAAGTCCGCGACCTGTTCTTCAACATCCCGGCGCGCAAGAAGTTCCTGAAGGCGGAATCCACCGAGCTCTCGCACATCGCGCAGCTGGTGACGCACTACGCGCTGGCGCATCCCGACAAGCATTTCGAGCTGCACTCGGCGACCAACGCGATGCTGGTCGCGGCGCCGGTGGCCTCGCACTCGGAGCGCATGTA is part of the Terriglobales bacterium genome and harbors:
- a CDS encoding VOC family protein, which translates into the protein MNMINGMHALIYTREADAVRRFFKDALKFPTVDAGHGWLLFALPPAEMGIHPTEKREGSYDLYLMCDNIEKTVADLTKKGAKFPRGITTAGWGRVTAIELPGGLEMGLYEPRHPVAIGLGAKPAKAAAPAKKKAAKHVAKRKSKKR
- a CDS encoding aspartate--tRNA ligase, which codes for NVNREISTGEVEVSVRSAAVLSRSEPLPFMLDGKAEVAEEIRLRYRYLDLRRNEMQANLELRHKVALAIRNHLSAAGFFEIETPFLTRSTPEGARDFLVPSRVHHGRFYALPQSPQLFKQILMISGCDKYFQIVRCFRDEDLRADRQLEFTQIDLEMSYPQQERVFEVVEGFVAAAWKAAGVTIQTPFPRMTYDEAMRQYGSDKPDLRRPPMTDVSDVFTNEMHAALKTDPQLPVVAIRVPNVKDFSRKNREELRETFKWWSGYALLIDDLKRLEKSWTGTSQAILSKSQASEGDLVFVVAGPDLNELEKKRIEMKTPDEFPRPRPLPLSERRLQVFRAAGSIMTWVTPTERNKTGDVKSPDSYRFLWVTDFPMFEWDEEEKRWNAAHHPFTSPHERDMEKVLDQKDLATVRANAYDIVLNGMELGSGSIRIHRQDVQRQIFRALGMSEEEAKQRFGFFLEALEYGTPPHGGIALGLDRIVMLLAGGDSLREVIPFPKTAKAVDMMVDAPTPVNEAQLKELGIGVKK